In the genome of Sphingomonas alpina, the window CGCGGCCGCGATCAATGCCAGCGATGCGGGGCCGTGCAGGGGCGCGAAAGCGGTGGCCCGTTCAAGCCGGGCGATGATCCCGGTGTCGATCAGGACAGGGGCGAACAGATCCGGCCCGCCATGCACGATGCGATGGCCGATCGCGTCTGGCCGATTGCCACCCAGCGCATCGGTGATCGTATCGAGTGTCGTGTCGGCGGGGTCGGCGGTGCCAGCCGCGATTTGCGCCGTCGTGCCCGATCCGGCCTCGTACAATCCGAACTTCAGCGACGACGATCCCTCGTTCAGCGTCAGGATCTTCATCGGATCCAGCGCCAGTCGTTGATCTCCGGCAGGTCGTCGCCATGCTCGGCGATGTACAGTTTGTGGCGTTCGATCGCCGTCCAATATTGCGCGCGCGCATTGGGGATCAGATGGCGCAGCCGCGGCACGCGTTCGACCGCGTCGAGCGCCAGCCGATAACGATCGAGATCGTTGAGCACGACCATGTCGAACGGCGTGGTGGTGGTGCCTTCCTCCTTGAACCCGCGAACATGGATATTGGCGTGGTTGGGCCGTTTATAGGTCAGCTTGTGGACCAGTGACGGATAGCCGTGAAACGCGAAGATCACCGGGCGGTCGACCGTGAACAGCGCCTCGAACGCGCGATCGTCGAGGCCGTGCGGATGTTCGGACTGTGGTTGCAGCACCATCAGGTCGACCACGTTCACGACGCGGATGCGGATATTCGGAATGTTTTCGCGCAGCAGCATCACCGCCGCCATCGTTTCCAGCGTCGGCACATCGCCGGCGCAGGCCATCACCACATCGGGCTCGCCGGCATCGCTCGCGAAATTCCACACACCGGCGCCCGCAGTACAATGGCGCACCGCGTCGTCGATGCCGAGCCACTGCCATTCGGGTTGCTTGCCCGCGACGATGACGTTCACATAATTGCGGCTGCGCAGGCAATGGTCCGCCACCGACAACAGGCAATTGGCGTCGGGCGGTAAGTAGATCCGCGCCACGCCCGCCGTCTTGTTGGCGACATGATCGATGAAGCCGGGATCCTGATGCGACAGCCCGTTATGATCCTGCCGCCAGACATGCGAGGTGAGCAGATAGTTGAGCGATGCGATCGGCCGCCGCCACGGGATTCCGTCCGAGACCTTCAACCATTTGGCATGTTGGTTGAGCATCGAATCGACGATGTGGACGAACGCCTCATAGCATGAGAACAACCCGTGCCGCCCGGTGAGGAGATACCCCTCCAGCCAACCCTGGCAGAGATGCTCGCTCAGCACCTCCATGACGCGGCCGTTGCGGTCGAGATGCTCGTCCACCGCCGCGGTTTCCGCCATCCACGCCTTGCCGGTGACATCATATACCGCCTGCAGACGGTTCGACGCGGTCTCGTCGGGTCCGAACAGCCGGAAATTCGCGGCATCGAGGTTGAGCGCCATGGTCTCGCGGAGAAAATCGCCCAGCACCGCGGTCGCCGCCGCCTTCACACCGCCCGCCTCCGGTACGGTCACCGCGTGATCGCGAAAGTCGGGCAGGGCCAGCGGCCGGAGCAGCGCACCGCCATTGGCGTGCGGGTTCGAGCCCATTCGCCGATGCCCGGTCGGCGCGAGCGAAGCATACTCCTCACGGAACTTGCCGCTGGGGTCGAACAGCTCATCCGCACGATAGCTGAGCAGCCATTGCTCGAGCTGACGAAGATGTTCGGGATCGGTGAAATCGGCGATCGGCACCTGATGCGCGCGCCATGTGCCCTGGACGGGTTTGCCGTCGACGACCTTCGGCCCGGTCCAGCCCTTGGGCGTTTCCAGCACGATCATCGGCCAGCGTGGGCGTCCATTGTCCGGCAGGCCATTGCGCGCAGTAGCCTGAATCGCGCGGATCCGCTCCAGCACCGTATCGAGCGTCGCCGCGAGCGACTGATGCACGATATCGGGATCGTCGCCCGTGACGAAGAAGGGTTCGTGCCCATAACCATGCATCAATTCAGTCAGCTCCTCGCGCCCGATGCGCGCCAGCACGGTCGGATTGGCGATCTTGAAGCCGTTGAGATGCAGGATCGGCAGGACTGCGCCGTCGCGCGGGGGGTTGAGGAACTTGTTGCTGTGCCAGCTCGCTGCGAGCGCACCCGTCTCGGCCTCGCCATCGCCGATGACGCAGGCGACGATCAGGTCGGGATTGTCGAACGCCGCGCCATAGGCATGGGCGAGCGAATAACCCAGTTCGCCACCTTCATGGATCGACCCGGGTGTTTCCGGAGCGACGTGGCTGGGGATGCCGCCCGGCCAGGAGAATTGCCGGAATAGCCGGTCCATGCCGCCCCGGCTGCGCTCGATCGCGGGATAGGTTTCGGTGTACGACCCCTCGAGATAGGTGTTGGCAACGATCCCCGGCCCGCCATGTCCCGGGCCGATGACCGCGATCATGTCGAGATCATGCTCGACGATAAGCCGGTTGAGATGGACATAGATCAGGTTGAGCCCCGGCGTCGTGCCCCAATGGCCGAGCAGCCGCGTTTTCACGTCGCCGATCTCCAGTGGCCGATCGAGCAGCGGGTTGGCGCGGAGGTAAATCTGCCCGACCGAAAGATAGTTCGCTGCGCGCCAATACCCGTGCATGCGCCGCAGCATGTCGGGCGACAGCGGGCCGGCGGCACCTTTTCCAGACCGCTCGATCGCGGCTATCATCATGTCGGTCATATCGGCTTCCCGTCGGGTCGTGGCGTGAAGCCCGGCCATAGGAGGGCCGCGCGCACGCGGTCAGCGTCGGAAACTACGCAGAAGACCGCGCAATCTACGTACTTTCCGTTGCTGCCCGCACCACCGCTCCCGCCCTAGGGATGTCCTCAATCGAACAGTGGAAAGACAGCTCACATGGTCAACGCCGTCCTAAAGCCCGATGCGCTCGCGCTCGCTATCGAACGCCAGGCGCAGCCCATCGTACATCACGAACCGAAAGGCTTTTCCGATCGCTTCGCGCTCGGCTTCACCAAGCTCCTCCGGTTCAGCGCCGACACGTTTTTCGCCAAGCGCTATGGCCACCGCGCGATCGTATTGGAGACCGTCGCGGCGGTGCCCGGGATGGTCGGCGCGATGTTCACCCACCTCAAATGCCTGCGCCGGATGCGCGACGATCAAGGCTGGATCCGCACCTTGATGGAAGAAGCAGAGAATGAGCGCATGCATTTGATGACGTTCATCGAGATCGCCAAGCCGACCTGGTTCGAGCGCACGGTGATCCTGCTGGTGCAAGGCGTGTTTCTGATCGGCTTTTCGGTCCTTTATCTGCTCTCTGCGCGGACCGCGCACCGCGTCGTCGGCTATTTCGAGGAAGAGGCGGTGACCAGCTACACGTTGTACCTGAAGGAAATCGACGAAGGCCGGTCGCCCAACGTGCCGGCGCCGGCAATCGCGCGGCATTACTGGAAGATGGCCGACGATGCGACGCTGCGCGATGTCGTGCTGTTGGTACGCGATGACGAGGCGCATCACCGCGACGTCAATCACGGCTTTGCCAGTACCATCGCCGGCATGCCGATCGACCGGCCCAACGCGCCTTATCCACCGCATGCTACCGAACTCGCAGTGGGCGGCTGAGCCCGGGTTATCCCGTTTCCACAAGTATCTGGCGATTGGAGAATGATAATGACCCGCGACTCGTCGATTGCCGATCATCCACCGCGCCACGTGATCGTCATCGGCCATCCCGTGCCCGGCAGCTTCAATCACGCCATCGCTGACCATTATTGCAGGACCGTGCGGGACGCCGGGCAGGAAGCGGTAATCCGCGATCTCTATGCGCTGGATTTCGATCCGCGGCTGCGCGGCAATCGCTTTCCCGAACATCACACTGCGATGTCGATGGACGTCGCGCAGGAGCTGGGCCTGTTGCGGGAAGCCGATGCCATCGTGTTCGTCTACCCGATCTGGTTTGGGATGCCGCCGGCGATGATCAAGGGGTATGTCGACCGGGTGATGGGGGCGGGACTGACGCCGGCTGCCATAAGTCACGGTATTCAGGATTCGATTTTGGCGGGCAAGAGCTTGGCAACCTTCTCGACATCGGCGGCCTCCAGCATCTGGCTAGACGAACACGGTCAGATGGAAGCGGTCAGAAAGGCCTTTGACCGATATCTCATGGCCGTGTTCGGCATGACCGATGCTGGACACGAGCATTTCGGATCGTTGGCCCCCGATTCCGAAGATGGCCTGGCACGCCACTATCTTACCCAGGTCGAAGAGCGCGCCCGCGTGACATGCATGGGGCTTACCGCCAAGCGAGGTGCCGATCAGAGGCGATTGCTGCTCGCCACATCCGACTGAGACAAACCGCCGACGATGCACGAACGGGGACTGTTCGCTCCAATGGTCTGAAAGCGGTCCTTCTGCTGCCGGCCCAATAACCGCCATCATAAATATCCCCGCCTTCGCGGAGATGGCGGGATGGCGCGATCAGATGTTATCCTGTCCCAGCCAGCACCCACGACAAAACGCCACCGCCCCCGGCTTAGTCAGGGGCGGTGACGTCATCCCTCTCACTGCGCAAATGTCAGCGCGGCGCGCGGGTCCAGGTCTGGGTCCGGCACAGGAACACCGCGATGCAGCCCTTCACCTTCAGCGTGCTGGGGTTCTCCAGCGTCAGCGAACCGGAGGTCGCGCCGTCGCCGGTATTGGGATCGTAAAGCGGGCCGCCCTTCCATTCGGTCGGGCCACCGGTGAAGCCGCTCAGGATACGCAGGCCCATCACCTTGCGCCCGCGCAACGCCGTGTCCGAATTGCGGATGTCGCGCTGGTCGGGATTGGCGCGGAGCGGATCGCCGTCGAGCACGCGGCCGCACAATGCCTTGCCGCAGCGATGGATCTCGACCACGCCGTTGCGCTGCTGGGTGCGCCATTTGCCGAGCAGGGCGCTGTCCGGCGAGGCGATCGCTGCGCCGGAGCCGAACAGCAGCAATGCCCCGGCAATGCCGGCCGAAAGATGAGTCTTCACACGGTTCTCCCTTGAATGATGCGGCGTCGCATTATGCAACTCCGAGCCCGAGACGTTGCTGGGACCGGGCGAGCAGGGCGCGTTCGTCATGCTGCCAGGGGTGGAATCCGGGTTTGAAATAGCCGATCCAGGCCGGGACGATGCGGCGCAATATGCCGTTCTTGCCGAACAGATATTTGATCGTGCGGCCCCAGATGCGCACACCGCGCAAGCCGTCCTGATGGTAAAGGTCGCGCATATTGGCTGCAATCGTCCCATACAGGATGAGCGAAGCCAATATCATGGCCCTGGTGCGCAGGAAATAGCGCCGCAACCCCGACCAGTCCGCCGTCACCGCCAGGAACGTGTCATAAGCGACTGCCTTGTGTTCGATCTCCTCGATCGCGTGCCAGCTCCACAACCGGCCGATATCGGCCGGGGCGGCATCCATGTCGCGGCTGTCATTGGCGAGCAGCTCATGCGCCAGCATCGCGGTGAAATGTTCCAGCGCGCAGGTCGCGGCAAGCTGATGATGCTTGCTGCGCTTGCGGGCGATGCCGAGCACTTTCTTCGTGCGGGATTCGAGCCGGTCGATTTCATAGCCGCTGTCGGCGGCGAGCTTGTTGAATGCGGCATGCTCGCGGCTGTGCACCGCTTCCTGCGCGACGAAGCCCTTGATCTGCATCTGTAGATGCGGGCTGACGTCGCGGCGGAAGGCGCGCACCGCGTCCATGAAGAATTTCTCGCCGGCCGGGAAGGTGCAGGACAGCGCGTTGAAGAAGGCCGAGGCAACAGGGTCGTTGCCATGCCACCAATGCGGATGGCCGGCCTGTTCCCGGTTGAAGCGCAGGTCGCGCAACGGAATCGGCAGATCGGGCGGGGTGAGGGTGGCCTGATTGGTCATGACTCGTCTCCATGTCGTATTGACATTGATGTCCGTATATCGATTTGAACATCAATGTCAATATAACGGATCGGGCACACGCCTTTGAACCCGCGCTTCATCTTGAAGGCAGGGCAGCCCGCGCGGACGAGCTCGGAAGGTTTAACGATTTTCGTTTGACCGGTCTGCTGCCTATTTTACAGCAAATATATGATATATAACATTATTTTATCTATCGCCGAAGCTGGCGCGGGATGAGATATGTTACATTGCTGGTGTAACATATCTCCCGTCGTCCATTCTCCCGGCTCGGCCGTTCAGGCGCCCGCCGGCGACGATTCAACGCATCCAGGCAATCGGGCATATCGCTTTTTCCGGATGAATGTCGGCCCGCTCTTTCTTGGTGTCGGAAACAGCATGGCCAAAGCGCGGTGAGCCAAGGGCCTTGTCCGCCGCCGTCGCTGCGCTGGAAACGAAAAGAGCGGCCCCGGATGGAATCCGGAGCCGCTCCAGCTCGATCATTGGAGGCTTACAGGGTGACGCGAACAGTCGCGCCAAAGGTGCGCGGGTTGCCGGGATAGCCCTGAATGATGCCGGTCGATTTCGTGTAGCCGAGCAGGTTGATGTAATAGCTCTTGTTGAATGCGTTCTCGACCCAGAGTTGCAGGTCGAGCTTGCGGTCGAGCAACTGCACGCCGGCGCGGAAGCTGGTCAGCGCATAGCCCTGGATCTCGGCCGACGGGTCCAGCGTGATGGTTGTGTTCTGCTTGGAGCGCCAGTTGATATCGACCAGCGCATAGCCCGTCACATCGGACGAGATGGCATGGGTGTAGTCGGCGGTCAGGTCGGTGGTCCATTTCGGCGCCCAGGCAACCTGGCGCCCGGTCAGGTCGCACGTCAGCGCGGTCGACTGGCCCGGGCAAACCGAATTGCGGAACGAGGAATAGACCGCATCATTATAGGCGACGAACCCCTTCAGATGCAGACCCTCCAGCGGCCAGGCTTCACCCTCCACTTCGACGCCCTGCGAGGTGAGCGATCCGACATTGGCGAGGAATTTGAGCGCGGTGTTGCCGACGCCCACCGCCTGGTTGGCCTGATAATTCTGCACCTTGGTCAGGAAGGCGGTCACGTTGATGAGCAGATGGCGGTCGAACCATTCGCTCTTGATGCCGGCTTCGACGTCATCGGCCTTCTCGCCCTTGACCGTCTGTCCGGCCCCCAGCGCGATGGCCGATGCGACCCCTGAATCCGGATTGCTCGAATTATAAGGCAACAGATTGAAGCCGGCCGATTTGTTGCCGCGGACATATTTTCCGAAGACCATCAGCGCGGAGTTGACCTTGAAATTGACGCCAAGCTCGCCCGACAGCGAGCTGTCCTTCAGGCTGGTGTCGACATGGCCGAGCTGCGCATTGGCGCCGCTTGGCGACAGCGCCCGCAACTGGGCGGTGGTCAAATTTCCGGGGTTGGATGCGACGACGCCGTCATAAAGCTGGCTACGGCGCTCCCAGGTCTGGCGCAGGCCGATATCGATCGCCACCCGGCGGTCGGCGTCGGGGTGCCAGGTGACATTGCCGAACAGGGCATCGGTGTCGGTGTGGAACACCGCTTGCGAGCGAAAGCCCGCACCGGTCAGCGCGGCGGCATAGGCGCCCTGCGCCCAGGTCTTGCCGCCGATCGTCGGGAACTGCGCCGCCGAGGGATTGGCCGCCCAGATATTATACTGGCTGCCGAAGCGAACGCGTGAATCCACTTGCAGCCGCTGGCGCGACAGGAAACCGCCCAGCGTGGCGACGATCGGCTTGTCGCTCGGCGTGGACCAGCGCAGTTCCTGCGAAAACTGGCGTTCCTTGTTGCACGACCCATAGTCGCTCAGCGCATCGAGCTGCGTATAGTCATTGTCGTTGTTGGTGAAGCAGGACCAGCGTTCATACGCCGTGATCGAGGTGAGATCGCCGGCAGAGCCCAGGCCAAGATTGATCTCGCCGCTGGTCGAGAACAGATCGGTCTGCGCCGTGAGCGGGCTGTCGATGTTGATCTTGCGGTCCTTGGCGTTGCTGGTCAGCAACGTATAGCCGGCGTCCGCCATGCGCTTCTGCAACGCCGCCGGGTTATAGATCGACAGGATCACCGGCGAGATGCTCGGGAAGCTCTGCCGGCCATAGGTGGCGATCAGGCGGATCGACAGATTGTCGGTCGGGGTGGCGAGCAGTTGGCCGCGCAGGCCCTGGCCCTGGCGGCCATTCTGCTTCTTGCCATTATAGACATTGGGGTAATTGCCGTCCTTGTCGCTGTAGAAACCCGACAGGCGCACTGCCAGCTTATCGTCGATCAGCGGGCCAGTCACGCTGCCCTTGAATTGATAGAAGCCCTCATTGCCGACCGTTGCTTCAGCGGTCGCGCCGAACTTGAAGCTGGGCTTCAGCGTGTTGATGATCACCGCGCCCGCGGTGGTGTTCTTGCCGAACAAGGTGCCCTGTGGCCCGCGCAGCAATTCGACATCGGCGATATCGTTGAAATCGCTCGAAACCATGCCCTGGCGGCCGGTATAGACGCCGTCGACGAAGATGCCGACCGACCCGTCGATGCCGTCGGTGTTGAAGCCGTTATTGCCGATCCCGCGAATGCCCAGATTGAGCTGCTTCGGGTTGGTCAGATAGACCGAGAAGGCCGGGAATTTGACCTGGAAATTGGTGAAGTTGACCAGGTTCTGCCGCGTCAGCTCGGCCGAACTGATCACGGTGATCGCGATCGGCACGGTCTGGACATTTTCGGACCGCTTGCGCGCAACCACGGTGATGTCGCCCAGCTCGCCTTCCGGCCCTGCCGCGTCGACAGCAACCGGGTCGGCGACAATCGCGGCATCGGCATCCTCCGGCGCGGGCGTGGCGGCCCAGGCCGTGCCGCTGGCCAGGCTCAACAGGCTTGCGGTCAGCAGGAAGATGCCGGCCTTGGCCTTGCCGGATCGAATGGTGGAAGGAAAAATCATCGCTACGCCCCCAGGGTGAATGGATCAGACGCAGGGGAGCAAGCGCCATCCCGAGCGCCGGGTGGCGTCAATTCTCGTCGATATTTTGTGTGTATCGTCCCTGAGTCGAGGCCGACCTAGGAAGCTTCCGTGTAGCAATTATGACAGTGTGAAGTGTTTCTGAAACATTTCTAGATTTGCAGACCAGGGCGTCCGGCTTCCACCGAAAAGCGCACCAGGTCGCGGATATCGGCATCCTCGCGCCGGGCGTCGCTCACCCCGCGAAAGGTCGTGACGCACAGGCCGGGGGTCAGGTCGACCCGCGCATAACCGCGCACTTCATTCTCGGCGAACTTCAGGCCGTTGGCTGCCGCCTGCGCCTTGAAGCTGGCGTCATTGAACAGCGAGGAGATCGATCCGCCGACGAATTCCGATCCGATCGCAGGCCCGTCGGGCTTGGCCGGGTCCTGGATGTCGGCGGCGGCAAAGGCGTGGATATCGCCGCCGAGCGCGAGCGGGT includes:
- a CDS encoding phosphoketolase → MTDMMIAAIERSGKGAAGPLSPDMLRRMHGYWRAANYLSVGQIYLRANPLLDRPLEIGDVKTRLLGHWGTTPGLNLIYVHLNRLIVEHDLDMIAVIGPGHGGPGIVANTYLEGSYTETYPAIERSRGGMDRLFRQFSWPGGIPSHVAPETPGSIHEGGELGYSLAHAYGAAFDNPDLIVACVIGDGEAETGALAASWHSNKFLNPPRDGAVLPILHLNGFKIANPTVLARIGREELTELMHGYGHEPFFVTGDDPDIVHQSLAATLDTVLERIRAIQATARNGLPDNGRPRWPMIVLETPKGWTGPKVVDGKPVQGTWRAHQVPIADFTDPEHLRQLEQWLLSYRADELFDPSGKFREEYASLAPTGHRRMGSNPHANGGALLRPLALPDFRDHAVTVPEAGGVKAAATAVLGDFLRETMALNLDAANFRLFGPDETASNRLQAVYDVTGKAWMAETAAVDEHLDRNGRVMEVLSEHLCQGWLEGYLLTGRHGLFSCYEAFVHIVDSMLNQHAKWLKVSDGIPWRRPIASLNYLLTSHVWRQDHNGLSHQDPGFIDHVANKTAGVARIYLPPDANCLLSVADHCLRSRNYVNVIVAGKQPEWQWLGIDDAVRHCTAGAGVWNFASDAGEPDVVMACAGDVPTLETMAAVMLLRENIPNIRIRVVNVVDLMVLQPQSEHPHGLDDRAFEALFTVDRPVIFAFHGYPSLVHKLTYKRPNHANIHVRGFKEEGTTTTPFDMVVLNDLDRYRLALDAVERVPRLRHLIPNARAQYWTAIERHKLYIAEHGDDLPEINDWRWIR
- a CDS encoding alternative oxidase, with the translated sequence MVNAVLKPDALALAIERQAQPIVHHEPKGFSDRFALGFTKLLRFSADTFFAKRYGHRAIVLETVAAVPGMVGAMFTHLKCLRRMRDDQGWIRTLMEEAENERMHLMTFIEIAKPTWFERTVILLVQGVFLIGFSVLYLLSARTAHRVVGYFEEEAVTSYTLYLKEIDEGRSPNVPAPAIARHYWKMADDATLRDVVLLVRDDEAHHRDVNHGFASTIAGMPIDRPNAPYPPHATELAVGG
- a CDS encoding NAD(P)H-dependent oxidoreductase; translated protein: MTRDSSIADHPPRHVIVIGHPVPGSFNHAIADHYCRTVRDAGQEAVIRDLYALDFDPRLRGNRFPEHHTAMSMDVAQELGLLREADAIVFVYPIWFGMPPAMIKGYVDRVMGAGLTPAAISHGIQDSILAGKSLATFSTSAASSIWLDEHGQMEAVRKAFDRYLMAVFGMTDAGHEHFGSLAPDSEDGLARHYLTQVEERARVTCMGLTAKRGADQRRLLLATSD
- a CDS encoding DUF2147 domain-containing protein, which gives rise to MKTHLSAGIAGALLLFGSGAAIASPDSALLGKWRTQQRNGVVEIHRCGKALCGRVLDGDPLRANPDQRDIRNSDTALRGRKVMGLRILSGFTGGPTEWKGGPLYDPNTGDGATSGSLTLENPSTLKVKGCIAVFLCRTQTWTRAPR
- a CDS encoding metal-dependent hydrolase, yielding MTNQATLTPPDLPIPLRDLRFNREQAGHPHWWHGNDPVASAFFNALSCTFPAGEKFFMDAVRAFRRDVSPHLQMQIKGFVAQEAVHSREHAAFNKLAADSGYEIDRLESRTKKVLGIARKRSKHHQLAATCALEHFTAMLAHELLANDSRDMDAAPADIGRLWSWHAIEEIEHKAVAYDTFLAVTADWSGLRRYFLRTRAMILASLILYGTIAANMRDLYHQDGLRGVRIWGRTIKYLFGKNGILRRIVPAWIGYFKPGFHPWQHDERALLARSQQRLGLGVA
- a CDS encoding TonB-dependent receptor; this encodes MIFPSTIRSGKAKAGIFLLTASLLSLASGTAWAATPAPEDADAAIVADPVAVDAAGPEGELGDITVVARKRSENVQTVPIAITVISSAELTRQNLVNFTNFQVKFPAFSVYLTNPKQLNLGIRGIGNNGFNTDGIDGSVGIFVDGVYTGRQGMVSSDFNDIADVELLRGPQGTLFGKNTTAGAVIINTLKPSFKFGATAEATVGNEGFYQFKGSVTGPLIDDKLAVRLSGFYSDKDGNYPNVYNGKKQNGRQGQGLRGQLLATPTDNLSIRLIATYGRQSFPSISPVILSIYNPAALQKRMADAGYTLLTSNAKDRKINIDSPLTAQTDLFSTSGEINLGLGSAGDLTSITAYERWSCFTNNDNDYTQLDALSDYGSCNKERQFSQELRWSTPSDKPIVATLGGFLSRQRLQVDSRVRFGSQYNIWAANPSAAQFPTIGGKTWAQGAYAAALTGAGFRSQAVFHTDTDALFGNVTWHPDADRRVAIDIGLRQTWERRSQLYDGVVASNPGNLTTAQLRALSPSGANAQLGHVDTSLKDSSLSGELGVNFKVNSALMVFGKYVRGNKSAGFNLLPYNSSNPDSGVASAIALGAGQTVKGEKADDVEAGIKSEWFDRHLLINVTAFLTKVQNYQANQAVGVGNTALKFLANVGSLTSQGVEVEGEAWPLEGLHLKGFVAYNDAVYSSFRNSVCPGQSTALTCDLTGRQVAWAPKWTTDLTADYTHAISSDVTGYALVDINWRSKQNTTITLDPSAEIQGYALTSFRAGVQLLDRKLDLQLWVENAFNKSYYINLLGYTKSTGIIQGYPGNPRTFGATVRVTL